One stretch of Cohnella algarum DNA includes these proteins:
- a CDS encoding carbohydrate ABC transporter permease — protein MSERTANRIFDTSNVVLIAAAVLLCAAPFLHIIAISLSSSRAIMSGEVTLYPIELTFEAYKRVFTDPSMLQSLGFTVMLTVVTTALCMIATVAAAYPLSKSKLKGRKFLMVVVMITMFFSGGMIPEYILIRNLELLNTMWALVLPGLISPFYLIIMISFLKGIPESLEEAAEIDGSSHFNALFRIVLPLSMPVIATLSLFYAVGRWNGFQDTLMYITKPELYPLQLKLYQIINISQSSELLRMEGAGMYQVLPEGLKAASVIFATVPILLVYPWLQRYFVNGVMIGAVKG, from the coding sequence ATGAGCGAACGAACGGCAAACCGGATTTTCGACACCTCCAACGTCGTTCTCATCGCCGCGGCCGTGTTGCTGTGCGCGGCACCGTTTCTGCATATTATCGCGATTTCCCTCAGCTCCTCCCGCGCCATCATGTCGGGCGAGGTTACGCTGTATCCCATAGAGCTGACGTTCGAGGCCTACAAACGAGTGTTCACGGACCCGTCGATGCTGCAATCGTTGGGATTTACCGTCATGCTGACGGTCGTCACGACGGCGCTCTGCATGATCGCGACGGTGGCGGCCGCTTATCCATTATCGAAGTCGAAGCTTAAAGGGCGCAAGTTTTTGATGGTTGTTGTCATGATCACGATGTTTTTCAGCGGAGGCATGATTCCCGAATACATTCTGATCCGGAATCTGGAATTGCTGAATACGATGTGGGCGCTGGTGCTGCCGGGACTGATCAGCCCTTTCTATCTGATCATTATGATCTCGTTTTTAAAGGGAATCCCGGAAAGTCTGGAGGAAGCGGCCGAAATTGACGGCAGCTCGCATTTTAACGCGTTATTCCGGATTGTGCTGCCCTTGTCGATGCCCGTCATCGCAACGCTCAGCCTGTTCTACGCCGTGGGCCGCTGGAACGGGTTCCAGGATACGCTGATGTATATTACGAAGCCGGAGCTGTATCCGCTTCAGTTAAAGCTGTATCAGATTATTAATATCAGCCAGTCCAGCGAGCTGCTTCGGATGGAGGGGGCGGGCATGTATCAGGTTCTGCCGGAAGGACTGAAGGCGGCGAGCGTCATTTTCGCGACGGTTCCGATTTTGCTCGTTTATCCTTGGCTGCAGCGGTATTTCGTGAACGGAGTCATGATCGGGGCCGTGAAAGGATAA
- a CDS encoding MFS transporter — MLLKLRFFYLATGLAGGLLNPYIGTIFKESGLGDSAVGLIMACSSVLIVAAQLFWGRLADRYRLTKPILLLSLAVPAALSLLYQAPSIPVMIAAYMTVVTFTAPQAPISDAYAVPAARAAGSSYGTIRCFQSIGNALGGYGAGLFVSTYAPSSLVVPFFLLSCVGIAAVCVLPKQGAVSVANRSLSGGISFLLKNREAALFLSACFLINQTLTAFNTYFVIVFQHAGGSSEWAGTALMIAAISNVPSMFLASAVIGRLGLEKTMMIGAMAYIARWAIQYLLPVPSVMVGVQVLQGLSFGLFYVAAVEYVARLVPAGMQATGQSAFSMVFVGMAGMAGNLLNGFLLEAGGPSLMNAACTISAACGAALLAVIVKGTGSKRSSRASESGEMQRDG; from the coding sequence TTGCTGTTGAAGCTGCGGTTCTTTTACTTGGCGACCGGTCTTGCCGGCGGACTTTTGAACCCCTATATCGGAACGATTTTCAAGGAAAGCGGGCTCGGCGATTCCGCCGTCGGCCTTATCATGGCCTGCTCGTCCGTCCTGATCGTTGCGGCGCAATTGTTCTGGGGGCGGCTGGCGGACCGCTACCGGTTGACGAAGCCTATTCTGCTGTTGAGTCTGGCGGTGCCGGCCGCTCTTTCTCTGCTGTATCAGGCTCCGTCCATTCCCGTCATGATCGCCGCCTACATGACGGTCGTGACGTTTACGGCGCCGCAGGCTCCGATCAGCGACGCTTATGCGGTGCCGGCGGCTCGAGCGGCCGGTTCGTCCTACGGTACGATCCGCTGCTTTCAAAGTATCGGAAACGCGCTGGGCGGCTACGGGGCGGGCCTGTTCGTTTCGACTTATGCCCCAAGCAGCCTGGTTGTGCCGTTTTTTCTGTTAAGCTGCGTCGGGATCGCGGCGGTTTGCGTTTTGCCGAAGCAGGGGGCCGTCAGTGTCGCCAATCGTTCGTTGTCGGGCGGCATTTCGTTTCTGCTGAAGAACAGGGAAGCGGCGCTGTTCTTAAGCGCCTGCTTCCTGATCAACCAGACGTTGACGGCGTTCAACACCTATTTCGTGATCGTCTTCCAGCATGCCGGCGGGAGCAGCGAATGGGCCGGGACGGCGCTGATGATCGCGGCGATTTCGAACGTGCCGTCGATGTTTTTGGCTTCGGCCGTCATCGGGCGGCTCGGGTTGGAGAAAACGATGATGATCGGGGCGATGGCTTATATCGCCCGATGGGCGATCCAATATTTGCTGCCCGTTCCCTCGGTCATGGTGGGGGTTCAAGTGCTTCAGGGACTTTCCTTCGGGTTGTTTTACGTCGCCGCTGTGGAATATGTGGCGCGGCTGGTGCCCGCCGGCATGCAGGCGACGGGACAAAGCGCGTTCAGCATGGTTTTCGTCGGCATGGCGGGCATGGCGGGCAACCTGCTCAACGGCTTTCTGCTGGAAGCGGGCGGTCCGTCGCTGATGAACGCGGCGTGTACGATCAGCGCGGCATGCGGGGCGGCGCTTCTGGCCGTCATTGTCAAAGGCACCGGATCGAAGCGGAGCTCCCGTGCCTCGGAATCCGGCGAAATGCAAAGGGATGGCTAG
- a CDS encoding ABC transporter permease — protein sequence MRASVYASRYWQLYALLALPLVYFIVFKYGPMYGIQIAFKDFNLFQGITGSEWIGLEAFREVFRNQEFYQTLRNTLMLNFLDLLVSFPAPLVLAIMLYELKSSWFRKLSQTILYVPHFISWVIIGGIVYQVFGTQSGMINNVLAGLGFEAVPFLTEKNKWLITYLLTGVWQSAGWGTILYLAALTGINRELFEAAEVDGAGRFKRIWHITLPGLKTTIATLLIINLGHIITIGFERPYVIGNLAVRDYSDVLSTFVYRVGLESGQYTLATVVGLFQAVVGLVFVLGANFLSKKLTDESVL from the coding sequence ATGAGAGCGTCCGTGTATGCAAGCAGGTACTGGCAGCTGTATGCGCTGCTGGCGCTGCCGCTCGTTTATTTTATCGTGTTCAAGTACGGTCCGATGTACGGCATCCAGATCGCGTTCAAAGACTTCAATCTCTTTCAGGGAATTACGGGAAGCGAATGGATCGGTCTCGAAGCTTTTCGGGAAGTGTTTCGCAACCAAGAGTTTTACCAGACGCTGCGCAATACGCTGATGCTGAACTTTTTGGATCTTCTCGTTTCGTTTCCGGCTCCGCTTGTTTTGGCGATCATGCTGTACGAGTTGAAATCCTCCTGGTTCCGCAAGCTTTCCCAGACGATTTTGTACGTTCCGCACTTTATTTCCTGGGTGATTATCGGCGGCATCGTCTACCAGGTATTCGGCACGCAATCCGGCATGATCAACAACGTTCTCGCCGGCCTTGGGTTCGAGGCGGTTCCTTTTCTGACGGAAAAAAACAAGTGGCTGATTACGTATTTGTTGACGGGCGTCTGGCAGAGCGCGGGCTGGGGGACGATCCTGTATTTGGCCGCTCTTACGGGCATTAACCGCGAGCTGTTCGAGGCCGCGGAGGTGGACGGCGCCGGGCGGTTTAAGCGCATTTGGCACATTACGCTGCCGGGACTTAAAACGACGATCGCAACGCTCCTTATTATCAACCTCGGCCACATCATTACGATCGGTTTCGAACGGCCGTACGTCATCGGCAATCTGGCGGTGCGGGATTACTCCGACGTTCTGAGCACGTTCGTTTATCGGGTCGGTCTCGAATCGGGCCAGTACACGCTGGCGACCGTCGTCGGCCTGTTTCAGGCGGTCGTCGGCCTCGTATTCGTATTGGGCGCCAACTTCTTGTCTAAAAAATTGACGGACGAAAGCGTTCTATGA
- a CDS encoding cache domain-containing protein, giving the protein MNNWYKKQLLSYFPIFLLTITVIVLLGLVVISDISRKETEKANRMSADYVADTMVRSLDDIENAVLKELNKNESIATFAEAPGLAGHDESLLLYNAAASLRSLIEGNPVIHSIYLYRAKDGLIIWPNGKTTLDSFGDTAFLRKVLEDERHTTDRWSETRWLQDRFVSSPARVISLVKQLPVPFGDKGVAVINADVRELRSYIGDIADTKISYLDVVDTAGQLVMSTDEEGENGRKGGGVKQLAEIEVPDTAWTIRSGIKQGQFFGWFSLISYIWVAIGCAVIGLSLGYVIYISKRNYRPIQMMMNKLESIQLNSLPDDRKVDDLSFIGQALEDLIDQSRHYEEGRREHLITKRRQFFMDLVEGTGVVAETDWEETIPLPYRDDECPADKGVIVAELGHEAFLGEGKPQDQAMLRLAVQSIVHDFLDNSSMRAWCEWISGGRLGVICRMEEGKSAKETLLPKVAACRQWVEENFGIRFVFAQGVPVASWEDLPVSYASATAALGYKLTGGETLIVAEERVGGSAEDAHSYWVRIAEMAKAFRLVHDGWRDQLAGLFNDFRTYRLNDMQIHMILAALEKLLKKETGNEVLASETMRQAWIRLDVEAMVTESSSLDSLEANLTEALNEAYRAYVKVFETNSFQAVAVGMRTYIEEHFDDPDLSLKHLSDRFGMNGKNVSQLFKDAFGENFVDVLLRLRIEKAKRLLTETDLGQQDIAQQVGYSNAITFGRMFKRVVGVTPGDYRKKHV; this is encoded by the coding sequence GTGAACAACTGGTACAAGAAACAGCTGCTTTCCTACTTTCCTATTTTTTTACTTACGATCACCGTGATCGTACTGCTCGGTCTGGTCGTCATTTCCGATATTTCGCGGAAAGAAACGGAGAAGGCGAACCGAATGTCTGCCGACTACGTTGCGGATACGATGGTCCGGTCGCTTGACGATATCGAGAACGCCGTTCTCAAAGAGCTGAACAAAAACGAAAGCATCGCAACGTTTGCCGAAGCGCCCGGACTCGCCGGACACGATGAAAGCCTCCTCCTCTACAATGCAGCTGCCTCGCTTCGTTCCCTGATTGAAGGGAATCCGGTCATCCATTCGATTTATTTGTACCGCGCGAAGGACGGCCTGATTATATGGCCCAACGGCAAAACGACCCTCGATTCGTTCGGCGACACGGCTTTCCTCCGAAAGGTACTCGAAGACGAACGGCATACGACGGACCGTTGGTCGGAAACGCGCTGGCTCCAGGACAGGTTCGTCTCTTCTCCCGCCCGGGTCATCTCCCTCGTCAAGCAGCTTCCCGTTCCTTTCGGCGACAAGGGCGTAGCCGTCATTAACGCGGACGTAAGGGAGCTGCGAAGCTACATCGGCGATATTGCCGATACGAAGATCAGCTACCTGGATGTCGTGGACACGGCGGGGCAACTCGTCATGTCGACGGACGAGGAAGGGGAAAACGGCCGGAAAGGCGGTGGAGTCAAGCAGCTTGCGGAAATCGAAGTGCCCGATACCGCATGGACGATCCGCAGCGGCATCAAGCAAGGGCAGTTCTTCGGATGGTTTTCACTGATTTCCTACATATGGGTGGCGATCGGTTGTGCCGTCATCGGGCTCAGCCTCGGATACGTAATTTACATTTCGAAACGGAACTACCGCCCGATCCAGATGATGATGAACAAGCTGGAATCGATACAACTGAACTCCTTGCCGGACGATCGCAAGGTGGACGACCTTTCCTTTATCGGACAGGCCCTGGAGGATCTGATCGACCAATCCCGGCATTACGAGGAAGGAAGACGGGAGCATCTGATTACGAAGCGCAGGCAGTTTTTCATGGATTTGGTCGAAGGTACGGGAGTCGTTGCGGAAACGGATTGGGAGGAAACGATTCCTTTGCCGTATAGGGACGACGAATGCCCTGCCGACAAAGGCGTCATCGTGGCGGAGCTCGGTCATGAAGCCTTCCTGGGGGAAGGAAAGCCGCAGGATCAGGCTATGCTGCGCCTCGCCGTGCAAAGCATCGTGCACGACTTTTTGGACAATTCGTCCATGCGCGCCTGGTGCGAGTGGATAAGCGGGGGCAGGCTGGGCGTCATTTGCCGGATGGAGGAGGGGAAAAGCGCGAAGGAAACGCTTCTCCCTAAGGTGGCGGCCTGCCGGCAGTGGGTCGAAGAGAACTTCGGAATCCGTTTCGTGTTTGCGCAAGGGGTTCCGGTCGCATCGTGGGAAGATCTTCCCGTTTCATACGCTTCCGCTACCGCGGCGCTTGGCTACAAGCTGACCGGCGGCGAGACATTGATCGTTGCGGAAGAACGGGTCGGCGGTTCGGCAGAAGATGCACATTCCTACTGGGTCCGGATCGCGGAAATGGCAAAGGCGTTCCGCCTTGTACACGACGGGTGGAGGGATCAGCTAGCCGGACTGTTTAACGATTTTCGGACTTACCGGTTAAACGATATGCAAATCCATATGATTTTGGCCGCGCTGGAAAAGCTGCTTAAAAAAGAAACCGGGAACGAGGTTCTGGCGTCCGAGACGATGCGGCAAGCCTGGATCCGGCTCGACGTCGAAGCGATGGTGACCGAAAGCTCTTCGCTGGACAGTCTGGAAGCGAACCTGACCGAAGCGTTGAACGAAGCGTACCGGGCTTACGTCAAGGTGTTCGAAACCAACAGTTTTCAGGCCGTCGCGGTGGGGATGCGCACTTACATCGAGGAGCATTTTGACGACCCGGATCTTTCTCTGAAGCACCTAAGCGACCGGTTCGGCATGAACGGAAAAAACGTCAGTCAACTGTTCAAAGACGCGTTCGGCGAAAATTTCGTGGACGTCCTGCTCCGGCTGCGTATTGAAAAGGCAAAACGGCTGTTGACGGAAACGGATTTAGGGCAACAGGACATCGCTCAGCAAGTCGGATATTCCAATGCGATTACGTTCGGCCGCATGTTTAAAAGAGTCGTCGGCGTTACGCCCGGGGATTACCGGAAGAAACATGTCTGA
- a CDS encoding extracellular solute-binding protein, whose protein sequence is MERRYQRRGYGKIRSALLATAIGLTAILAACSNSSDSGSASGNASSQEKVALKVEVFDRGNAPSGLSVTDNYLTRYVQENFGDPNNIEVQYVPVARSEEVQKLNVLMASTNDVPDIVFTYDSGTFQRYASQGGLMDLTETLDEHGPNLKAFLGEDTLKYGQIDGQQLAIPGRRLVLGKYSSYIRQDWLDQLGLSVPQTTDELYAVLKAFKEQDPGNTGGKVIPLGMSVAPAQFESLIWSFIEPLTEEQKYTLTQKLGSSDYPVLLPGFKEALRFMNKLYNEGLISKDFALDKDKKQLWQDVQNGLVGAFSEDAGELYFDYNGTYKNLQTNVPGAVMTPIDPFSNSEGKHPKPGYAPNAMYIMIPKSSERAVEAIKYLDWMASGDNLFFMQNGVEGENYTLEDGIPVLNADAAQEIKDRLFNYGDMAIIVNGKYIGETEQNNEAYIRQTPKEYHEDMRKSVDISNTDKLDQIVLSRPIEAESKYGSVLTDKYNEMIVNTTMIGTDKFDATFDSLMKEYMASGGQAILDERTGVYKEMNP, encoded by the coding sequence ATGGAGAGAAGGTACCAAAGACGCGGGTACGGCAAGATCAGGTCGGCGCTGTTGGCGACGGCAATCGGGCTCACGGCGATCCTCGCGGCATGCTCGAATTCATCGGACAGCGGCTCGGCAAGCGGCAATGCTTCTTCCCAAGAGAAAGTCGCCTTAAAGGTCGAGGTGTTCGACCGCGGAAACGCGCCTTCCGGACTTAGCGTCACGGACAATTACTTGACCCGGTACGTTCAGGAGAATTTCGGGGACCCGAACAATATCGAAGTGCAATATGTGCCGGTTGCGAGATCCGAAGAAGTCCAGAAGCTGAACGTTCTGATGGCCAGCACCAACGACGTGCCCGACATCGTGTTTACGTACGATTCCGGCACGTTTCAAAGATATGCGTCCCAAGGCGGCTTGATGGACCTGACGGAGACGCTTGACGAGCACGGTCCCAACCTGAAAGCGTTCCTGGGCGAGGATACGTTGAAATACGGCCAGATCGACGGGCAACAATTGGCTATCCCGGGCCGCCGTCTCGTTCTTGGCAAATACTCGTCGTACATTCGACAGGATTGGCTCGATCAACTCGGTCTTTCCGTCCCGCAGACGACGGATGAGCTGTATGCGGTTTTAAAGGCGTTCAAGGAGCAGGACCCGGGCAACACCGGCGGCAAGGTCATTCCGCTCGGGATGTCGGTCGCTCCGGCCCAGTTCGAATCGCTCATCTGGTCCTTTATCGAGCCGTTGACCGAGGAACAGAAATACACGCTGACGCAAAAGCTGGGCTCCAGCGACTATCCCGTTCTGCTGCCGGGTTTCAAGGAAGCGCTGCGGTTTATGAACAAGCTGTACAACGAAGGCTTGATCAGTAAGGATTTCGCGCTCGACAAGGACAAAAAACAGCTGTGGCAGGACGTCCAGAACGGACTTGTCGGCGCCTTTTCCGAGGATGCGGGAGAACTGTACTTCGACTACAACGGCACGTACAAAAACCTGCAAACGAACGTGCCCGGAGCCGTCATGACGCCAATCGATCCGTTTTCGAATTCCGAGGGCAAGCATCCGAAGCCGGGATATGCGCCTAACGCCATGTATATCATGATTCCGAAATCCAGCGAACGCGCGGTCGAGGCGATCAAATATTTGGATTGGATGGCTTCCGGCGACAATTTGTTTTTCATGCAAAATGGCGTGGAGGGAGAGAACTATACGCTCGAAGACGGGATTCCGGTGCTGAACGCGGATGCCGCGCAAGAAATCAAGGATCGCCTGTTCAACTACGGGGATATGGCGATCATCGTAAACGGCAAGTATATCGGCGAAACCGAGCAAAACAACGAAGCCTACATTCGCCAAACGCCCAAGGAATATCACGAAGACATGCGAAAATCCGTCGACATTTCGAATACGGACAAGCTCGACCAAATCGTGCTGTCCCGTCCGATCGAGGCCGAATCGAAGTACGGAAGCGTATTGACGGACAAATACAATGAAATGATCGTCAACACGACAATGATCGGCACGGATAAATTCGACGCTACGTTTGACAGCCTGATGAAGGAATATATGGCGAGCGGCGGTCAAGCGATTTTGGACGAACGGACCGGAGTTTACAAAGAAATGAACCCGTAA